A single region of the Apodemus sylvaticus chromosome 7, mApoSyl1.1, whole genome shotgun sequence genome encodes:
- the LOC127689525 gene encoding protein S-Myc-like has product MELRPRLWRRTVLSCTTSTMSGMICNSSGMICNSDLEFNSLKPCFYSEEDDTYFDVQNSTPPEEDIWKKFELLSTPRMSPDRALAEHSLKPVNWAREMLLPEVDLWNNPAEEEVLGLGGLRGCTSNLIILQDCMWSGFSTQEKLPEGYRSLATGPVTTASSAGHMRSGTGVEHEKAAALTELSQLDLECVDPDVVFPSYIYEPMPVPTIPTSTGAMMSLGDHLGFSTSLEDFLSNSGSVEEGGEEIYVAWVEETQFSKTVTGLPAVAHQENPALSPRYAQSSEQILKLCELIQELHNYAAPPLPYVDREDTRPQKKRRSRASRKSLKRVLQPKARRLGSRNNSNHNRMEHQRCDIIHSSFLDLRDLVPELVHNEKATKMAILKKATKYIHILQAYESKLLVEWKKLYERQQQLLEKIKQSAVW; this is encoded by the exons ATggagcttaggcccag ACTGTGGAGACGAACGGTTCTCAGCTGCACTACATCCACCATGTCCGGAATGATCTGCAACTCGTCGGGAATGATCTGCAACTCAGACCTAGAGTTTAACTCGCTGAAACCCTGCTTCTACTCAGAAGAAGATGACACCTACTTTGATGTTCAAAACTCGACACCTCCAGAGGAGGACATCTGGAAGAAGTTTGAACTGTTGTCCACCCCTCGGATGTCACCTGACCGTGCCTTGGCAGAACACAGCCTGAAGCCGGTGAACTGGGCCAGGGAGATGTTACTGCCTGAGGTCGACCTATGGAATAACCCTGCCGAGGAGGAAGTTTTGGGCCTTGGGGGCCTCCGTGGCTGCACCAGCAATCTGATCATCCTTCAGGACTGCATGTGGAGCGGCTTCTCCACCCAGGAGAAGCTGCCAGAAGGCTACAGGTCCCTGGCCACTGGACCGGTTACCACTGCCAGCTCTGCTGGCCACATGCGCAGTGGGACAGGCGTGGAGCACGAGAAAGCAGCTGCGCTCACAGAGCTCTCCCAACTGGACTTGGAGTGTGTGGACCCTGATGTGGTCTTCCCATCATATATATACGAGCCTATGCCTGTACCCACCATCCCCACCAGTACAGGTGCAATGATGAGCCTTGGTGACCACTTGGGGTTCAGCACTTCCCTAGAGGACTTCCTGAGCAACTCAGGTTCTGTGGAGGAAGGCGGAGAGGAAATCTATGTGGCCTGGGTAGAGGAGACACAGTTCTCCAAGACTGTCACCGGGCTCCCCGCCGTGGCGCATCAGGAGAACCCAGCGCTGAGTCCCAGGTACGCGCAATCCAGCGAGCAGATCCTCAAGCTCTGCGAACTCATTCAAGAGCTACACAACTATGCCGCGCCACCATTGCCCTATGTGGACAGGGAGGACACTCGGCCTCAGAAGAAGCGCAGGAGCCGCGCTTCGCGAAAGTCCCTCAAACGCGTCCTCCAACCAAAGGCTCGGAGGTTGGGATCCCGGAACAACTCAAACCACAACAGGATGGAGCACCAACGCTGTGATATTATACACTCCAGCTTCCTGGACCTCAGGGACCTTGTGCCTGAGCTGGTGCATAATGAGAAGGCCACCAAGATGGCCATCCTGAAAAAAGCCACCAAGTATATTCACATTCTGCAGGCTTATGAGTCCAAGCTCCTGGTGGAATGGAAGAAACTGTATGAAAGACAACAGCAGTTGCTAGAGAAAATCAAACAATCTGCTGTGTGGTAA